A window of the Enterobacteriaceae bacterium 4M9 genome harbors these coding sequences:
- a CDS encoding type B 50S ribosomal protein L31, with product MKPGIHPHYRTVVFHDTSANSYIRVGSTMATDREIELDGITYPYITIDVSSASHPFYTGKQKTWTSEGSVARFSQRFGRFFTQEKDNA from the coding sequence ATGAAACCAGGCATTCACCCGCACTACCGTACTGTGGTGTTTCATGACACCAGCGCCAACAGCTACATCAGAGTTGGCTCCACAATGGCGACCGATCGCGAGATTGAACTGGATGGCATCACCTATCCGTACATCACGATTGATGTATCTTCGGCGTCGCATCCGTTTTATACCGGCAAACAAAAAACCTGGACCAGCGAAGGCAGCGTGGCGCGCTTTAGCCAGCGTTTCGGACGTTTTTTTACTCAAGAGAAGGATAATGCGTGA
- a CDS encoding NAD-dependent succinate-semialdehyde dehydrogenase, whose product MAYQTVNPFNNQLIKEFDSHTDDQVEQALVKADALYHSAWSQDDVESRLAVLHKLADLIENNLERLAKTASEEMGKLIGQSRGEVTLCASIARYYADNAQAFLAPVKYESSLGEAWVEHHPVGPIVAVEPWNFPFYQLMRVLAPNYAVGNPVLAKHASIVPQCAQAFAELVREVGAPEGAWTNLYISQEQVANLLADARIHGVALTGSEGAGAKVAAQAAKHIKKSTLELGGNDVFIVLDDCNLEQAVKVGAQARLNNAGQVCTAAKRFIVHREVSDAFLDKLTQHFQAVKMGSPLDESTTLGPLSSKDALEKLTEQVNQAVKQGATLHLGGKPVNHEGNFYEATILTKITRDNPAYFDEFFGPVAQVYVVDSDDAAVQLANDSHYGLGGAIFSQDIERAKRMASRIETGMVYINSLTDTAPELPFGGVKRSGYGRELSDLGIKEFVNQKLIVVSHSAGK is encoded by the coding sequence ATGGCATATCAGACGGTAAATCCATTTAATAATCAGCTTATTAAAGAGTTTGACTCCCACACCGACGACCAGGTTGAGCAGGCCCTGGTCAAGGCCGATGCGCTTTATCACTCCGCGTGGTCACAGGACGATGTCGAATCGCGCCTTGCGGTGCTGCATAAGCTTGCTGATTTAATTGAAAATAACCTGGAACGGCTGGCAAAAACCGCCAGCGAAGAAATGGGCAAACTTATCGGGCAGAGCCGCGGTGAGGTAACGCTTTGTGCCAGCATCGCTCGTTATTATGCTGATAATGCACAGGCATTTCTGGCTCCGGTGAAATATGAGTCCAGTCTCGGTGAGGCCTGGGTTGAGCACCATCCTGTAGGGCCAATCGTGGCCGTTGAACCCTGGAACTTTCCGTTTTATCAGCTTATGCGCGTACTGGCACCCAACTATGCCGTGGGTAATCCGGTTCTGGCAAAGCATGCCAGTATTGTGCCGCAATGCGCACAGGCGTTTGCAGAACTGGTGCGTGAGGTTGGTGCACCCGAGGGAGCATGGACCAATCTGTATATTTCTCAGGAGCAGGTGGCAAATCTGCTGGCTGACGCCCGTATCCACGGTGTCGCGCTGACCGGTTCGGAAGGTGCTGGCGCTAAGGTCGCGGCCCAGGCGGCAAAGCACATCAAGAAATCGACGCTGGAGCTTGGCGGTAACGATGTCTTTATTGTGCTGGATGACTGCAATCTGGAGCAGGCGGTAAAAGTGGGTGCGCAGGCGCGCCTGAATAATGCCGGGCAGGTGTGTACAGCCGCGAAGCGTTTTATTGTCCATCGTGAAGTGTCGGATGCTTTTCTCGATAAGCTGACTCAACATTTTCAGGCTGTAAAAATGGGTTCTCCGCTTGATGAAAGCACCACACTTGGGCCGCTGTCGTCAAAAGATGCGCTTGAGAAACTGACTGAACAGGTAAATCAGGCGGTGAAACAGGGGGCGACGTTGCATCTGGGCGGGAAGCCTGTCAACCATGAGGGCAACTTCTATGAAGCGACCATCCTCACAAAGATAACGCGTGATAACCCGGCGTACTTTGATGAGTTTTTTGGCCCGGTGGCGCAGGTTTATGTGGTCGACAGCGATGATGCCGCCGTGCAGCTTGCCAACGATTCGCACTATGGGCTGGGTGGGGCCATCTTTAGCCAGGATATTGAGCGTGCAAAACGTATGGCGTCACGCATTGAGACCGGCATGGTGTACATCAATTCTCTGACAGATACCGCACCTGAACTGCCTTTTGGTGGCGTTAAGCGTTCTGGTTACGGACGTGAACTGTCAGATCTCGGTATCAAAGAGTTCGTTAATCAGAAACTGATTGTTGTGAGTCATTCAGCAGGAAAATAA
- a CDS encoding biofilm-dependent modulation protein, producing the protein MLTNYRMKADANSAHPALIEAIALGLHAERGSVTEDDVVMELFKWIEASDNDILSDIYQQTIHYIVDGQRTHSVI; encoded by the coding sequence ATGTTAACGAATTACCGCATGAAAGCGGATGCTAACTCTGCGCACCCTGCGCTGATTGAAGCTATAGCGCTTGGGTTACATGCCGAAAGAGGCAGCGTAACGGAGGATGATGTGGTGATGGAACTGTTTAAATGGATTGAAGCCAGCGACAACGATATCCTTTCTGACATTTATCAACAAACCATTCATTATATTGTTGACGGCCAACGCACTCACAGTGTGATTTAA
- a CDS encoding SDR family oxidoreductase, translating into MNTDENNSSHFPEPPFAQQPQKAPGLASDMQPEPDHGETRYKGHGRLSGKKALITGGDSGIGRAVAIAYAREGADVAINYLPEEEKDAAEVVDLIQAEGRKAVALPGDLRDEAFCQKLVEDAQQQLGGLDILVNNAGRQQYHDSIEELSTEDFDATFKTNVYAPFWITKAALKYLQPGAAIINTSSVQAFQPSDILLDYAQTKACGVAFTKSLAKQLGKRNIRVNAVAPGPYWTPLQPSGGQPQKKVQEFGESAPLGRPGQPVEIAPLYVLLASDEASYTSGQVWCSDGGTGTV; encoded by the coding sequence ATGAATACAGATGAAAATAATTCTTCTCATTTTCCGGAACCACCTTTTGCACAGCAGCCACAAAAAGCGCCAGGCCTTGCTTCGGATATGCAACCCGAGCCCGATCATGGTGAGACCCGCTACAAAGGCCACGGCCGCCTGAGCGGAAAAAAAGCCCTTATTACCGGTGGCGATTCCGGTATTGGGCGCGCTGTTGCCATCGCCTATGCACGCGAAGGGGCTGATGTCGCCATCAACTACCTGCCTGAAGAAGAAAAAGATGCCGCTGAAGTGGTTGACCTTATTCAGGCCGAAGGCCGTAAAGCCGTTGCGTTACCCGGCGACCTGCGTGATGAGGCGTTCTGTCAGAAGCTGGTGGAAGACGCGCAGCAACAGCTGGGTGGGCTGGACATCCTGGTCAATAACGCAGGCCGCCAGCAGTACCACGACTCTATCGAAGAATTAAGTACCGAGGATTTTGACGCCACCTTCAAAACCAACGTCTATGCGCCCTTCTGGATAACTAAAGCCGCACTGAAATACCTGCAGCCTGGGGCTGCGATTATCAACACCTCTTCGGTGCAGGCTTTCCAGCCAAGCGACATTTTACTCGATTACGCTCAGACCAAAGCCTGCGGTGTCGCGTTTACCAAATCGCTGGCAAAACAGCTTGGCAAACGTAATATTCGCGTTAACGCTGTCGCTCCCGGTCCCTACTGGACGCCACTACAGCCAAGCGGAGGACAACCTCAGAAAAAAGTGCAGGAATTTGGCGAGTCGGCACCGCTGGGCCGCCCTGGGCAGCCGGTTGAGATAGCACCGCTGTATGTGTTGCTGGCAAGTGATGAAGCGTCATACACCTCAGGGCAAGTCTGGTGCTCAGACGGCGGTACCGGCACGGTATAA
- a CDS encoding DUF2767 domain-containing protein, producing MNEENKALVASVFGEALLELVIKNREIGRETLAMLIRDRAEKEQDEDKILVYWQACRALLGTA from the coding sequence ATGAATGAAGAAAATAAAGCCCTGGTTGCATCGGTATTTGGTGAGGCGCTCCTGGAATTAGTGATTAAAAACCGTGAGATAGGGCGTGAGACGTTGGCTATGCTCATCAGGGATAGGGCTGAAAAAGAGCAGGATGAAGATAAGATCCTGGTATACTGGCAAGCCTGCCGTGCGCTTCTTGGCACTGCGTGA
- the rpmJ gene encoding 50S ribosomal protein L36: MQVLNSLRSAKQRHPDCQIVKRKGRLYVICKSNPRFKAVQGKKKKR; encoded by the coding sequence ATGCAGGTACTTAATTCACTGCGCTCGGCAAAACAGCGCCATCCTGACTGCCAGATTGTGAAACGCAAAGGGCGGTTGTACGTCATTTGCAAATCCAACCCGCGCTTTAAGGCGGTGCAGGGCAAAAAGAAAAAGCGTTAG
- the lpxP gene encoding kdo(2)-lipid IV(A) palmitoleoyltransferase, giving the protein MKKNPLFSTVLLHPRYWMVWLGLGMLWLLVQLPYPLLARLGASLGRASRPFLKRRERIARRNITLCFPGLSEAELDKLVVNNFVSLGMALLETGMAWFWSDKRVRRWFDVQGLHHLTAAQRDKRGVMVVGVHFMSLELGGRVMGLCQPMMATYRPHNNPLLEWVQTRGRMRSNKAMIDRRNLREMVRVLKHGEAVWFAPDQDYGPCGSTFAPFFAVKEAATTNGTYVLSRLSQAAMLTITMIRKTDGSGYKLIIGPEMLDYPRSDEHAAAAWMNQVIEREILRAPEQYLWLHRRFKTRPEGKASLYV; this is encoded by the coding sequence ATGAAAAAAAATCCTTTATTTTCCACTGTGCTGCTGCATCCCAGATACTGGATGGTGTGGCTCGGACTGGGCATGCTGTGGCTGCTGGTGCAACTGCCGTATCCGCTGCTGGCACGCCTTGGCGCGTCTCTGGGGCGTGCATCCCGACCTTTTCTTAAACGCCGTGAGCGCATTGCCCGTCGCAATATCACGCTGTGTTTCCCAGGCCTCAGTGAGGCCGAACTCGATAAACTCGTCGTGAACAACTTTGTTTCCCTCGGCATGGCACTGCTGGAAACCGGTATGGCGTGGTTCTGGTCAGATAAGCGCGTGCGCCGCTGGTTTGATGTCCAGGGCTTACACCATCTCACTGCCGCCCAGCGTGACAAGCGTGGCGTGATGGTGGTAGGCGTGCATTTTATGTCTCTGGAACTGGGCGGGCGCGTGATGGGCCTGTGCCAGCCGATGATGGCGACCTACCGTCCGCACAACAATCCGCTGCTGGAGTGGGTACAAACACGCGGGCGCATGCGTTCTAATAAAGCGATGATCGACCGCCGTAATTTGCGTGAAATGGTGCGGGTGCTTAAGCACGGTGAGGCGGTGTGGTTTGCGCCGGATCAGGATTACGGTCCGTGTGGCAGCACCTTTGCCCCGTTTTTTGCGGTTAAAGAAGCGGCAACGACCAACGGGACTTACGTGCTTTCTCGCCTGTCGCAGGCGGCAATGCTCACCATTACCATGATTCGTAAAACCGACGGCAGCGGCTACAAGCTGATAATCGGGCCGGAAATGCTCGACTATCCGCGCAGCGACGAGCACGCGGCCGCAGCGTGGATGAACCAGGTGATTGAGCGCGAGATCCTGCGGGCACCGGAGCAGTACCTGTGGTTACACCGCCGTTTTAAAACCCGACCTGAGGGCAAAGCCTCGCTTTACGTGTAA